Within the Saccharopolyspora gloriosae genome, the region AGCCGCCCGACCAGGTCGCGGTGTTCAGCGCGGAGAACTTGTTGTCCCCGGCCGGGATGACCGAGCCGAAGTACTCCTTGAAGGTCTCCGGGTGCTCGCGCAGCGCGGTGTCGGTGTCCAGGAACTGGACGCCCTTCTCCTCAAGGTCCTCGCGGATCTTGTGGTAGACCACCTCGGACTCGTACTGGGCGGCGACACCGGCGACGAGCCGCTGCTTCTCCGCTTCCGGGATGCCCAGGCGGTCGTAGGTGTTCTTGATGTCCTCGGGCAGGTCCTCCCAGCTCTGGGCCTGCTCCTCGGTGGAGCGCACGAAGTACTTGATGTTGTCGAAGTCGATGCCTGAGAGGTCGGCGCCCCAGTTCGGCATCGGCTTGCGCTCGAACAGCCGCAGCGCCTTCAGCCGTGCTTCGAGCATCCACTCCGGCTCGTTCTTCTTGGCCGAGATCTCCCGGACCACGTCCTCGTTGATCCCACGGCGCGCGCCTTCGCCCGCGTCGTTCTTGTCGGACCAGCCGTATTCGTAGTTGCCCAGGGTCGCCAGGGTCTCCTCTTGGCTGAGCTGGCCAGAGTTGTTCGGCACCGTGGTGGGTGTGCGCTGCTCGGCAGCGGCAGTCATACGGACTCCCCTCCGTCATGAATCGGGGCGGTCTGCTGCCCACCGGTCTGGGACCGGTCGGAGGCAGCCGGATCGGTTGCGGCCGGAGCCGACGCCGGAAGGACCTGTTCGGTCTCCGGGCCGTTCGCGGCGGTTCGCGCGGACCGCGTGAGCGGTACGTGCGTAGTGCAGGCCGCATCGCCGTTGGCGATGGTGGCCAACCGCTGCACGTGGATACCGAGGACTTCGGCGAAAGCCTCCGTCTCGGCTTCGCACAGCTGCGGGAAGTCCGCAGCGACGTGCGCCACCGGGCAGTGGTGCTGGCAGAGCTGCTCACCGGAGGCCACGCTGCGCGTCGAGGCAGCGTAGCCCTCGCGTGTCAGCGCACCGGCGAGGACCTCGGCCCGTTCGGTCGTGGTCCGCGCGGCGGCCAGCGCCTCCCGGTGGTGAGCGACCAGCGCGGAGATCCGCTTGCGCGCGAACTCCCGCACCGCCTGCTCACCGTCGGTTTCGGCGATGAACCGCAACGCCGCCACGGCCAGGTCGTCGTAGGCGTGCCCGAACCTGGCCCTGCCGACCTCGGTCAACAGGAACAGCTTCGCGGGCCTGCCCCGTCCCCTGCGCTGACGCGCCGAGGACTCCCTGGTGTAGGCCTCGCCCTCGGAGACCAGCGCGTCGAGGTGCCTGCGCACCGCGACGGAACTGAGCCCGAGTTCCTCGGCCACTGCCGCAGCGGTGATCGGCCCGCGTTCCAGCAGGAGGCGGGCGACCGAATGCCGGGTGCGCCCGTCCCCGGACGGTCCGCCCGCACCCGGTGCCGCGGCACCCGAGTCGGCGGCCGCGGCCGGTGAAGAGGTTCCGGCGTTTTTCACAACACTGATGTTACCTATTTAGGTCGGACACGCCAGAGCGCAGGTCCATCAACGTGACTCGGATCACCCCGACCGGCGGTTGTGCGACGGCGGCACAGCACGATCACCGACTGCCCTAAGCTTCGGCGTCGTGGGTGCAGGCGAAACGAACAAGCGGCACGGAGCCGAACGGGACGACCCCGCGCGATCCGGCGCGCGGCACGAGGACGCCGGATCCGACGGCTCCCCGGGCGACCGCGAACCGGGCGAGGCGGAAACGGCGCCCCGCACGGCCGAAAGCGCTCCGGACATGACCGCGCACGCGCCGGACACCGCTGTTCCGAGCACCGACACCGCCTACGCGGGCGACACGCCCGCCGACCGGCAGCCCGCGCCGCTGGACGCGCCGGAACGCCGCCAGCTCGACCTCGTCCGCCGCTTCGGCACCACCGGCTCGCTCGTGCTGGCCTTCGGCGCGATCGGCGCAGGTGCCGCGCCCGTCGACAACCCGCTGATCGGGGTGCGGCTGCTCGGCCTGCCCGCGCGCATCCCCACCGTCGCCATGGCGTGCGCCTGGCTCGGCATGCTCATGGTCGTCACCGCGTGGCTGTGGCTGGGCAAGCTGTCCTGGCCCGGCCGGGACCGCATGGTCAGCCGCACCCAGATGGACCGCACCGTCGTGATGTGGGGCCTGCCGCTGGCCATCGCCCCGCCGCTGTTCAGCACCGACATGTACACCTATCTGGCGCAGAACGCGGTGGCCTCGCTCGGCATCAACCCGTACTCGCTGGGGCCGGGCACCGCGCTCGGCGTGGACCACCCGCTGGTCGCGAACGTGCCGAACATCTGGCGGGACACGCCCTCACCGTACGGCCCGCTGTTCCTGCTGTTCGGCCAGCACATCGCCCGGGTCATCGGGGACGACGTGGTGTTCGGCGTGCTGCTGTGGCGCGTCGTGATGATCATCGGGCTGATGCTGGCGATCTGGGCGATCCCGCGGCTGGCCGCGCGCTGCGGCGTGCACCCGGTCGCCGCGCTGTGGCTCTCGGCGGCCAACCCGATCACGCTGTTCCACGTGGTCAGCGGCGCGCACAACGAGGCGCTGCTGGTCGGCATCATGCTCGCCGCCATCGAACTCGGACTGCGCTGGCGCAAGCCGCTGGGCGTGATCGCGGCCGGGGTGCTGCTGAGCATCGGCGGCGCGATCAAACCCCCCGGTTTCGTCGCGCTCGGCTTCTTCGGCATCTACGTGGCCCGCAGGCGCGGCGGTCGAATGCGCGATCTGGTCGGCGTCGCCGCACTGCTCGGCGTGGTGCTGCTCGTCACGATGACGATCATCACGGTGACCAGCGGATGGGGTCTCGGCTGGATCGAGACCTACGACGTGCCGAACCGGATCAAGACCTGGCTGGCGCCGATGACCGCGTTCGGCATGACCGGCGGCGGCCTCGGCATGCTGCTCGGGCTCGGCAACCACACCAACTCGATGCTGGTCATCACCAAGATCTTCGGCTACGCCATCACCGGCGGCGTCTGCCTGCGGCTGCTGTGGCTGTCGTTCAAGGGCCGCATCGAGCCGCTGGCCGCGCTGGGCATCACCCTCGGCACGCTCGCCGTGTTCGGCCCGGTGCTGCACCCCTGGTACCTGCTGTGGATGGTGGTGCCGCTGTCGCTGTCCACCAACGACCACCGGTTCCGGCTGGGCTCGGCCGCGATCTGCTCCATCGTCGCGCTGGTCGTGCCGCCGACGGGCGCCGCTTTCCTGCTGCGCGCCTACCAGATCCCGTTCGCCGTCATCGCCTCGCTGATCGCCTTCGGCATCCTGCTGTGGCTCATGCGCGGCAAGGTTCCGCCGCTGCTGCCCACCCGGAAGGGCGAGCTGCCCACCCGGAAGAGCGAGCACGTCACGTCATAGGCTTGGACGTCGTGAAGGAAGCCGCGAGCACATCCCCGGACGGCCAGGCGGTCGACGCCCCGGCCACCGCACTCGACGTGCGCGGGCTGACCAAGCGCTTCGGCGACACCGTGGCCGTCGCCGGACTGGACCTGCGCATGCCGCGCGGCAGCGTGCTCGCTCTGCTCGGCCCCAACGGCGCGGGCAAGACCACCACCGTCGAGATCTGCGAGGGCTTCCAGCGGCCCGACGGCGGCTCCGTGCGCGTGCTCGGGCTCGACCCGGCCACCCAAGGCGAACGGCTGCGCCCCCGCATCGGCGTCATGCCGCAGGGCGGCGGCGCGTACCCGGGAGTGCGCGCGGCCGAGATGCTGGACCTCATCGCGGCCTGCTCCGCCGACCCGATCGACCCGCGCTGGCTGCTGGACACGCTCGGGCTCGCCTCCGCCGGACGCACCCCGTACAAGCGGCTCTCCGGCGGGCAGCAGCAGCGGTTGTCGCTGGCGTGCGCGCTGGTCGGGCGCCCTGAGCTGGTGTTCCTCGACGAACCGACCGCCGGACTGGATCCGCAGGCCCGGCACCTGGTGTGGGATCTGGTCGCCGCGCTGCGCCGGGACGGCGTCGGCGTGCTGCTGACCACGCACCTGATGGACGAGGCCGAGGCGCTCGCCGACCGGGTCGTCATCGTCGACCACGGCAGAGCCGTCGCCGACGGCACCACTGCCGAGCTCACCGCCGACTCGCAGGGCAGGCAGGAGCTGAAGTTCCACTCCGAACCCGCGCTGGACCTCGACCTGCTGCTGACCGTGCTGCCGGAGGGCTACGAGGCCACCGAGCAGCGCCGCGGGCAGTACGTGGTCCGCGGCACCATCGACCCGCAGGTGGTCTCCGCCGTCACCGCGTGGTGCGCGCGGCACGGCGTGCTGGCCAACGAGCTCCGGGTGAGCAGGCGCAGCCTGGAGGACGTGTTCCTCGACCTGACCGGACGGGAGTTGCGCTCGTGAACCGTGGCGCCGCAGACACAGGTGCGACCGAAACCGGCACCGCCGGACCGGACCTCGCACGCCAAGATCCATCGGGCGCCGGCGACGGCCCGCGACCGGGTGCTCGCCCCGAGGGGCGGTTTCCCGCGGGCACGTTCACGCCCGCGCCCGGCCGGGGCCGTGCGCTGCGGATGCTGGCCGCGCACACCCGCATCGAGGCGCTGCTCATCATCCGCCACGGCGAGCAGGCACTGCTCACGCTGATCATTCCGCTGGCGCTGCTGATCGGGCTGAGCACGCTGCACATCGGCACGGTGCCGGAGCCGCGGGTCGACTCGGTGGCGCCGCGGATCCTCGCGCTGGCGGTGATGTCCACCGCGTTCACCGGGCAGGCCATCGCGCTCGGCTTCGACCGCCGCTACGGCGTGCTCAAGCGGCTCTCGGCGACGGCGCTGCCGCGCTGGACGCTGATCAGCGGCCGGGTGCTGGCGACGCTGCTGGTGGTGGCGTTGCAGGCCGTGCTGCTGGGGATCACCGCGGCGCTGCTGGGCTGGACGCCGAACCCGCTCGGCGTGCTGGCCGCGCTCCCGGTGCTGGTGCTGGGCACGATCGCGTTCGGCGCGGCCGGAGTGCTCGTCGGCGGGGCGTTCCGGGCGGAGATCGTGCTGGCGGTGGCGAACGCGATCTGGTTCGTGCTGCTGCTGGCCGGTGGCTTGGCGCTGCCGGTCGGTGATCTGCCCGGTCCGGTCGCCGTGGCCGCCGAACTGCTGCCCTCGGGTGCGCTGGCGACCGCGCTGGAGACGACCCTGGAGCACGCGGCGCTACCCGGCTGGCAACCGGTGCTGGTGCTGCTGCTGTGGGCGGCCGCGGCGGGTTCGCTGGCGGTCCGCACGACCCGCCTCACCTGATCTGAGCAGCGCGCCGCCGCAGTGGGCAGCGCGGAGTGATCTTGTGGTCGTTTTCTTGGCGGACCCGATGAGCGGTCTCGGCCTGAACCGGCCGACCGTCGGCGGGCTCTCAGCGGCTTCCTCGCAAGGAGGGCGATTCCAGAGCCGCTACTTGAGAATCACGACCGCACCGGCAAGGGGCGCAGAGGTTCCGCACCCCGCCCCCGCTGCGCAGACCATCTGACAAGAACTCATTAGCGAACCTGACGGTTACCGGAAGTAGGGTGGGTGGCATGACAGAGCCGCACACCGATGTGACGCCCGGTGCCGAACTGGCCCGCCCCTGCCACAAGTCGCTCGAAGCGCTGCACGCACTGATCTACTTCAGCCCGGACGCCGACGAAGCGTTCGCCGAGCTGGGACTCGACACGCGCCCCATGCGCTACTTCGCGGGCCGCGCCGCACCGATGGGCGCCGTCGGCGCCGGAGTCGTGGCGGCCACCTTCTACAACTTCAACCCGCGGATCATCGCCGACGTGATTCCGCACGCGTGGTCCATCGCCGACCCCGCCGCGGTCATCGAAACCCGCTTCCGCGCCGCCGACACCGCGCTGCGCAAGCTGCTCGGCGAGCAGGCCATCGCCTCCGACGAGCTCGCCGAGGCCGCCGCGCTGGCCCGCCGCGCCACCGAAGCCTGCCGCCCCGAGGCCCGCCCGCTCTACGCCGGGCACGCCGACCTGGAGTGGCCGCAGGAACCGCACCTCGTGCTCTGGCACGCCATCTCGCTGCTGCGCGAACACCGCGGCGACGGGCACCTGATGGCGCTGCAAGAAGCAGAGCTGTGCGGCCTGCACGCGCTGGTGCTGCAGAACTCCGCCGGAGCGGGCCTGTCCCGCCAGTTCGCCCAGGCCAGCCGCGGCTGGTCCGACGAGGAATGGGCGCAGGCCCAGGACGCGCTGCGCGAACGCGGACTGGTGGACGCCGACGGCGCCGTCACCGACGAGGGCGCGGCGCTGCGGGAGCACATCGAGCAGCGCACCGACGCGCTGGCGGCCGCGCCGTGGGCGCATCTCGGCGCCGAGAACGCGAAGCGCCTCGCCGCGCACGGCAAGCAGCTGAGCAAGCTGGTCGCGCAGAACGGTGCCTTCCCCGGCTCGGCCTTCGCGGGCGGCGCGCGGAAGTAGCCGCCGCACCCGACCTGGCGCACGCCCGTTCCGGGGCGGCACCTACCATCGACACGTGCCGATGCCGTCGTTGCTGTCCCGGATTCCGGCGGCCAGTCACCGCTTGGTGCGCTGGCTCGCGCTCGCCGTTCTCATCACCCAGGCCCTGATCTCGGTGACCGGCTCCGTGGTCCGGGTGACCGGTTCCGGTCTCGGCTGCCCCACTTGGCCGCAGTGCTTCCCCGGCAGCATGGTGCCCATCGAGCACCCCGAGGTCGCCCGGCTGCACCAGGTGATCGAGTTCGGCAACCGCACGCTCACCGGCCTGGTCGGCTTCGTCGCGCTGGCCTGCCTGATCGCCGCGTGGAAGGTGCGCCCGCACCGCCCGCGGCTGGTGCGGCTGGCGCTGATCATGCCGCTCGGCGTGGTCGCGCAGGCGATCATCGGCGGCATCACCGTGCTGGTGGATCTGAGCTGGTGGAGCGTGTCGATCCACTTCATGGCCTCGGCGGTGCTGATCTGGCTGGCCGCCTTGCTGTTCAAGGCGGCGAGCGAGGGTGACGAGGCCCCGACTCCGGTGATCCCCGAGAACATGCGGCGGCTGCTGATCGCGCTGACCGGGGTGACGGCCGCGATGCTGATCGCGGGCACGCTGGTGACCGCGGCCGGGCCGCACGCCGGTGACGCCGAGACTCCCCGGCTCGTCGTGCCGGTCACGACCTTGGTGCAGGCGCACGGCCTGCTGGTGATGGCGTACGTCTGCCTGCTGGCGGTGTTCGGCGTGTGGCTGCGCAGCGCGCGGCCGACGCGGGCGCTGCTGCGGGCGTACACCGCCGCGTGCGTGCTGGTGCTGGCGCAGGGCGCGCTGGGCTCGGCGCAGTACCTGCTGGGCGTGCCCGAGGCGATGGTCGTGCTGCACGTGCTCGGATCCACGCTGGTGATCGCCGTGACGGCGCTGTTGTGGGGCGAGTCCCGCTATCGCGGCAAGCTCCCCGAAGTTCCCGCCGCCGAGGCCGCGGATCCGGTCCCTGCCTGACGCCTGCTCTCGACTCAACCTCCATCGAACCGTTCCAGGTGAATGTCGCCTCAGCCCGGTCTTTCCGGACCATTCACCTGAGGTCGCCGATGAGGTCAACGGCTCCATTCGACCGGTAGCACCGGGCGGATTCTTGTGGTGGTCGCAACGCCTGATGGTTTATGTGGTGGTGAGTAGATCACGGAGGCGTTGGGCTGGGGTGTGCCAGCCGAGTGTTTTGCGTGGTCGGTTGTTGAGTTGTTGGGCGACGTGTTCGAGGTCTTCGGGGCTGTGGATGCGGAGGTCGGTGCCTTTGGGGAAGTATTGGCGCAGGAGTCCGTTGGTGTTCTCGTTCGTTCCGCGTTGCCAGGGTGAGTGGGGGTCGCAGAAGTAGACCGGGACTCCGGTGGTGATGGTGAACTGTTTGTGTGCGGCCATTTCGCAGCCTTGGTCCCAGGTCAGGGAGCCGCGGAGGTGTTCGGGCAGGGTTTTGATCAGGGGATCAGGACGTCGCGGACGGCTTCGGCGGTGTGTCTGCCGGGCAGGTGTCCGAGCAGGACGTAGCGGGTGGAGCGTTCGACCAGGGTCACGATCGCGCTTTCGTTGCGGGTGCCGACGATCAGGTCGCCTTCCCAGTGGCCGGGCACGGCCCGGTCTTCGATCTGTGGTGGGCGTTCGGAGATCATCACCATGTCGTCGAATCGGGGCGTGCGCTGTTCGGGGCTGCGGTGTAGTGCGCGGCGGGTGCGTCCGGTGCGCAGCGCGTCGGCGAGTTCGCGCCGTAACCCGCCTCGTGCCTGGATGTAGATGGCTTGGTAGATCGTTTCGGGACTCACCCGCATGCCTTCGTCGTCGGGGAACTCGGTGACCAGAGCGTGACAGATTTGCTCTGGTGACCATCGTTGCTGCAGGCCGGCGGTGACGTAGTCGCGTAACGGGCCGTGTTGGGCGAGTTTGGAGGCCTTCGGGCGTGCGCGGCTGGCGGCCCATGCCCGCTGCGCCCGGTGCGGCTGATATTCGCCGGCGACGCTGCGGTTGTCGATCTCGCGTTTGACCGTGGAGGGCGACCGGCCCAAAACACGCCCGATCGCCCGCAACGACTCGCCCTGCCGCCACAAGTCAGCGATCGTTTCCCGTTCCGTCACCGTCAAAAACCGGGGGTGCAGCTCAGCTTCGACCACCGCCAACGACAACACTGATCCACTAGTCACAGCGGTGTTGTAGTCGATCCTGTGCCCGTCCGGGTGCACCCGGGCATCACCGATCTTGCGGATCCCCCGATCCCAATCAGCGGCAGTGCGCACATGCACCCCGACCCGTGCCGCAGCATCCCGCCTCGACACCCCGGACCCACGCAACTCGTCGTAGACCGCCCGGCCGGGATGCCCACGCCTGCCCGGTTTCCCACGACCACGAACACCCGCCCTCTTCGCCCACCCGAACGCCGTCGCAGGAGCCACCCCGGCCACCCGAGCAGCACCCGCAATACAGCCCCCTTCACCCTCCAACACCTCGAAAAACCACGCCTTCAACCCCGCAACAACCACGACCCCCACAACCCCTCAAATCCAAGGCGTTGCAAGGACCGCTAGAACCCGCACCGGGCGAAGGGGACATTCACCTCGCGTTGGCGAGGTCAGAGGCGGTGGCGTTGGCGGCCTTCGCGTTCCCAGCGGCGCCAGAGCTCCGGCATCTCGCCGGCGAGCCACTTGTAGAACTCGTGCACGGTGCGCAGCCTGCGGGCGCGCTCACCTTGGCCGCTGAACATGCGCAGCCCTTCCTCGGTGAGCTGTTCGAGCCCGGTGACCTGCTGCATCCGGTGCCGCACCAGTTCCGGCCAGCGCTGTTCCTCGACGCGGTACAGCGCCGCCTCCCGGCCTTGCCGGGTCGTCTTGGAGATGACGCCGAGCCGCAGCAGCAGCCGGACGTTGGTGCTGATGGAGCCACTGCTGGCGTTGAGCCCGTGGGAGAGTTCGGCGGCGGTGCGCTCCGGCGGGTCGCAGATCAGCAGGAACGCGAGGATGCGCCCGGCGATCAGCGGCATGCCCTCGCTCGCCTCGAAGTGCGCCGCCATCTGTTCGATCCACTCGGACATCGCGGGACGATCGGTGCGCTGCGCGTACTCGGTCACCTCAGTGCCTCCGACTGATCGACTTCAACCGTTGCTGAAAACATAGACGCCGGAGAGCCGCAAATCCACCCTGACACGCTCGCAACGCCGGATCGGACTCCGGCGCAGGTCGGTCAAGAAGCGGCGAGGGCCGCGCGCACGGCGGAGGCGAAGCGCGCCTTGGCGCCGGGATCGGCGTGGCCGAAGCCGAGCGACGGCTCGGTGAGTTCCAGTTCGAGCAGCAGCGGCGACCCGTCCTCGTCACGCACCACGTCGACCCGCGCGTACAGCAGGTCCGCACGGCGCAGGCCGTGCAGCGCGGCGGCGGTGTCCATCGCGTCCTCGGCCGCACGACGCAGCGCCGGATCCGGCTCGACGCCGAAGCGCTCCCCCGGCCCGGTGCCCGGCGCTGCCGGATCCGGCAGCATCGCGCCCTTCACGAACGCGTGCGAGTACGTGCCGCCGAGGAAGACCAGCGCCGTCTCCCCATCCCGGTCGACGGTGCGCTGGTAGGGCTGCACGAGCACTACCTGGTCGTCGGCGTGCAGTCCCGCCAGGTGCGCGACGGCGCCGTCCAGCTCGCCCGACGCGAACCGCGCGGCGCCGCGCGAACTCGCCCCCACCGAGGGCTTGAGCACGAAGTCGACGCCCTGCCACGGCGAACGCAGCGGCTCACCGGGGTGGATCAGTTCGGTCGGCACGACCGGGACACCGCGCTCGGCGAGGTCGGCGAGGTAGGTCTTGTCGGTGTTCCAGCGCGCGATCCCCGCCGGGTTCGCCAACGCGGGCACCGAGTCGCACCAGGTGAGGAACTCCTTGCGCCGCCACGGGTAGTCCCAGGTGCTGCGCAGCACCACGAGGTCCGCCGTGCCGAACGACGCCGCCGGATCGTCCCAGGGAGCCCAGGACGCGGTGATCCCGGCTTCGGCCAGCACATCCGGCAGATCGGTGTCGTCGGCGTTGGAGCGCGGCAGTTCCGCGCAGCTCGCGAGCAGGACTCGTGCGGCGGGCCTCAACGGGCGCGGGAGCCGGCCATCTTGCGGCGGTGCGCCGGGCCGATCTGCAGCGCGGCGGTCGTCTCGCCGTCCCATTCGGCCGCGGTGAGCTGCTCGACGGCTTCGACGACGGCCTCGCCCGCGGCGACGTCGGCGACGAGCACGTCACCGAGCGAACCGTCCTCGCCGATCAGCACGAGGCGAGCGCCCGCCTGGCCCATGTTCTCCACGACGGCCCGTGCGGAGCCGCCGTGCGCCAGCGCGAACGCCTTCGCCGTGGCGACCGCCTTCGGCGAGGGGCCGGTGGTCTGCTCGGTGTCCTTGTCGGCTGCCATGCGGGTGATCCTAGACAACGACCCCGACCGCGGGGGTGCAACCGTTACCCAGGCCACCTCTCGGCCACGAGGCTGCGAGAGTGAACATCGGCGGTTCCGCCGCCGACGCGAACGACGAACGCAGGGAGGCACGCATGCGCGCGATCCGGATACCGGCCAATGGCGGACCGGAAGTGCTGGAGTCCGCCGAGCTCGACCAGCCGACGCCGCAGTCCGGTGAGCTGCTGGTGGAGGTGGCCGCGGCCGGGGTGAACTTCATCGACACCTACCAGCGCAGCGGGCTGTACACGGTGCCGCTGCCGTTCACCCCCGGCGTGGAGGGCGCGGGCACGGTTCGCGAGGTCGGCCCGGACGTCACCGAGTTCTCCCCCGGCGATCGGATCGCTTGGGCCATGTCGCCCGGCGGCTACGCCGAACACGCCGTGGTTCCGGCGCGCAACGCGGTGCGCGTCCCGAAGGCGTCGAGGATCGGACGGCGGCCGCGGCGATGCTGCAGGGCATGACCGCGCACTTCCTCGTCGCCTCCACCCACCCCGTGCGAGCGGGCGAGACCGCGCTGGTGCACGCGGCGGCGGGCGGCGTCGGGCTGCTGCTCACCCAGCTGATCAAGGCGCGCGGCGGCAACGTGATCGGCACCGTGTCCACCGCGGAGAAGGGGAGCTGGCCCGCGCCACCGGAGCGGACGAGATCATCCGCTACACCGAGGTGGACGTGGCCGAGGAGGTCCGCGACCTCACCGACGGCCGGGGCGTGGACGTGGCCTACGACGGCGTCGGCAAGGACACCTTCGACGGCAGCCTCTCGGTGCTGCGCCCGCGCGGCACGCTCGCGCTGTTCGGCGCTTCCAGCGGCCCGGTGCCGCCGGTCGACCCGCAGCGGCTGAACTCGGCGGGCTCGGTGTTCCTCACCCGCCCGTCGCTGGCCCACCACATCCTGAACCGCGAAGAGCTGAACTGGCGAGCGGGCGAGATCTTCGACGCGATCCAGTCGAACAAGCTCAACGTCCGAATCGGCGGCACCTACCCGCTCGACCAGGCCCGCCAGGCCCACGAAGACCTGGAAGGCCGCCGCAGCACCGGAAAACTCCTGCTACTCCCCTGACCAACGGCAACGCTCCGCCGCCCGTCAACGACAAACCCGCGCATCCCGGCGGCAAAGTCCAAGAAGGGCGGCGAAGCCGAGTCCTTACGGCGAAGCCGAGTCCTCGCGGCGAAGCCGTGCCTGTATGCGCGAAGCGCATAGCCCACGTCCAAAAAACGACCACCGGCGGGTTCTCAGTTGGTCTCTCGCGAGGACAGCTTTTTCCCTCGGGCGGAGCCACTAGGGAAAAAGATCCCGCAGCGAGAGACCAACTGAGGTTCCGCTACCCGACCACCAAAGCAAAACGACCCCCGGAACGATCAACCAAGCCGACTACGCAGACGCAAGCCGAAGCCGCCGGTCGCCAGTAGCACCGCACCCACGAGCAGGACGATCAACGGACCGCCCAGCGCTCCCCCGGTCCAGTGGTAGAGGGCTTCGGGCACGGCGACCGTCACTCCGATCACGCCGAACACCAGCAGCACGGTGGAGCGCAGCCGCAGGAACGCCGCGAAGCACAGCACTGCCAGCACGAACGTCGTGGCGTAGCTCCACGACTGGTGGCCGACGACGGTCCACTGGGCACCGAACAGCGCGGTGGCCGCGGCGATCCCGTAGCCGACCTCGCGGCGAATCCGGCCCGCGCGGTCCCGGGAGGGCCGTTCGAGCACTCCGCTCGCGCTCAGCGCCGCCCACGCCGCACCGAGCGCGATCAGCAGCACCATTTCGTGGATCTGCTCGGCACCGAACCATTCGCCGGGGACCGACAACACGAATCCGCAGGCGAAGGCGCCGGTCGCCAGCAATCCCGGCACCGATGGCAGCACCGCGCAGGCGGCGCCTGCCACGAGCACGCCCGCGCCGGTGGCGAGCATCGACACGTGCGGCGACCCGTAGTGGTCCAGCCCGGAGCCGACGGCCATCGCCGTGGTCCCGGAGGCGAGCGCGAACAACACGGCCACGATGCGGCTGCGCCGGGAGGGTTCGGCGGCGGCGAGCTCACGCACGGCGCGCGGCGAACCGGCGATGAAGATCCCGGCCGCGACGAGCAGCGCGGTGGCGGCCGCCAGCAGCCCCACCCGAGCGGCTTGGGAGAGGTCCTCCCATGACATCCCGAGCAGCAGCGAGGCTCCGCCCAGCACCAGGGCGCCGCCCGCGTACCCGAGCACTTCCCAGAGGCCGCCGGGTCGCTGCGGGGCGGTTTCGGTCGTCAGCTCGGCCCGCACCGCTTCGCTCTGCTCGGCGGTGAGCGTGCCGCGCTCCACGAGGCGTTCCAATGCCCGCCGCTGCCGCGGGGGCAGTTCCGCACTCATCGTCCATCCTTCCGTCCGTGATCTTCACCCACCGTCTCACGGAAACGGTCGGGCGCACTCACACGTCGGGGACGGAACGGGCACGACGCCGGGTTGTCACATCCAGGGCCAGCCGAGGATCGGCAGGCCGAGCGCGGAGTCCACCGCGAGCGCCACGCACACGATCATCAGGTACGTGTTGGACATGTGGAACAGCCGCATCGGCTTCGTCGGCTCGCCGCGCTTGGTCGCGGAGTGCAAGCGGTGCGCCAGCCACAGGAACCAGGCTCCGGAGGCCACGGCGAACACCGTGTACAGCCAGCCGGTGGCCGGAGCGAGCAGCAGCGTCCACAGCACCATCAGCCAGCTGTAGGCGACGATCTGCCTGGACACGTAGGACGGTTCGGCGACGACGGGCAGCATCGGCACGCCTGCGCGCTCGTAGTCCGCCTTGTACTTCACCGCCAGCGCCCAGGTGTGCGGCGGCGTCCAGAAGAAGATGATCCCGAACATGACCAGCGCGGGCCAATCCACCCGCCCGGTCACCCCGGCCCAGCCGATCACGACCGGCATGCACCCGGCGGCCCCGCCCCAGACGATGTTCTGCGCGGTGCGGCGCTTGAGCACCAGGGTGTAGATCAGGACGTAGAACAGGATCGTGGCGACCGCGAGCACCGCCGCCAGCAGGTTCGTGGTGGCCCACAGGAACCCGAAC harbors:
- a CDS encoding GbsR/MarR family transcriptional regulator, whose amino-acid sequence is MTEYAQRTDRPAMSEWIEQMAAHFEASEGMPLIAGRILAFLLICDPPERTAAELSHGLNASSGSISTNVRLLLRLGVISKTTRQGREAALYRVEEQRWPELVRHRMQQVTGLEQLTEEGLRMFSGQGERARRLRTVHEFYKWLAGEMPELWRRWEREGRQRHRL
- a CDS encoding DUF2157 domain-containing protein; protein product: MSAELPPRQRRALERLVERGTLTAEQSEAVRAELTTETAPQRPGGLWEVLGYAGGALVLGGASLLLGMSWEDLSQAARVGLLAAATALLVAAGIFIAGSPRAVRELAAAEPSRRSRIVAVLFALASGTTAMAVGSGLDHYGSPHVSMLATGAGVLVAGAACAVLPSVPGLLATGAFACGFVLSVPGEWFGAEQIHEMVLLIALGAAWAALSASGVLERPSRDRAGRIRREVGYGIAAATALFGAQWTVVGHQSWSYATTFVLAVLCFAAFLRLRSTVLLVFGVIGVTVAVPEALYHWTGGALGGPLIVLLVGAVLLATGGFGLRLRSRLG
- a CDS encoding heme A synthase, with translation MPMPSLLSRIPAASHRLVRWLALAVLITQALISVTGSVVRVTGSGLGCPTWPQCFPGSMVPIEHPEVARLHQVIEFGNRTLTGLVGFVALACLIAAWKVRPHRPRLVRLALIMPLGVVAQAIIGGITVLVDLSWWSVSIHFMASAVLIWLAALLFKAASEGDEAPTPVIPENMRRLLIALTGVTAAMLIAGTLVTAAGPHAGDAETPRLVVPVTTLVQAHGLLVMAYVCLLAVFGVWLRSARPTRALLRAYTAACVLVLAQGALGSAQYLLGVPEAMVVLHVLGSTLVIAVTALLWGESRYRGKLPEVPAAEAADPVPA
- a CDS encoding RimK family alpha-L-glutamate ligase; the protein is MRPAARVLLASCAELPRSNADDTDLPDVLAEAGITASWAPWDDPAASFGTADLVVLRSTWDYPWRRKEFLTWCDSVPALANPAGIARWNTDKTYLADLAERGVPVVPTELIHPGEPLRSPWQGVDFVLKPSVGASSRGAARFASGELDGAVAHLAGLHADDQVVLVQPYQRTVDRDGETALVFLGGTYSHAFVKGAMLPDPAAPGTGPGERFGVEPDPALRRAAEDAMDTAAALHGLRRADLLYARVDVVRDEDGSPLLLELELTEPSLGFGHADPGAKARFASAVRAALAAS
- a CDS encoding heme o synthase, giving the protein MTTAETATTEPTRYAKRPGELLKAYLGLLKPRVIELLLVTTIPAMLLAERGIPSPWLVLSTLIGGTMAAGSANALNCVADADIDQVMQRTRARPLVRHSVSNRHALIFGIALGLGSFGFLWATTNLLAAVLAVATILFYVLIYTLVLKRRTAQNIVWGGAAGCMPVVIGWAGVTGRVDWPALVMFGIIFFWTPPHTWALAVKYKADYERAGVPMLPVVAEPSYVSRQIVAYSWLMVLWTLLLAPATGWLYTVFAVASGAWFLWLAHRLHSATKRGEPTKPMRLFHMSNTYLMIVCVALAVDSALGLPILGWPWM